Sequence from the Papaver somniferum cultivar HN1 unplaced genomic scaffold, ASM357369v1 unplaced-scaffold_150, whole genome shotgun sequence genome:
TGCAGTCTTCAATAACTTCTCTTTCACTGCACAGTTCCTTTCAGCGGTGACCTTTTGAGTTTTCTTGTGATCTGTCCTCATATATAAATCAATAGGACCTCTTGTATTACTTTGGGTTATTCGCTTTCTCTTCGTCTGATTTTGAACATGTAAAACAACACCACTACCACTGCCAACATTGCCATCAATTTCAACTTGTTGTTCCCCAACATCTGTGTCAACATCAGAGCCTTCATCAGAGTTGAATGTACGCTGGTACGCTAAATCAATGTTAGCCCTATGAGCATTTTCGGTCTTCTTTACAGCAAACAACTGATTTACTTTGTTGATAACAGAAGTGGTTGCATTCGGACATGGTGAAGTATTCCCTGACTTTCCTACGAGATGCTCCTTAAGCCTTATGATTCCACCACCACGGATTAATTTGTTACATAACAAACAGGTAATAATATTTGGATTTTCTGGGTCTTTGCGTTCACCCCGTTCCCATGCCGGATCCCTAGATTGCGTAGAAGAAGGCAATGAACCACATATATTGTTTGTGGTGTTTGCATTAGATGCACTAGAAGAATTCATAGCCATAACCTAAAACATAAATAGCTaataaatcaaccaaaataaaaaaaaaaaaaaccaataatAAAGAAGGTCTATTACCATATTTGACCATTAACTGTCAATTTCCATTGTCTATTAGGAAGGTCTATTACCTCAAATTCTTTAATTGATGAAGAAAAAActgggttttttttctttctgatataggttttgaagatgaaatttgtGGGTACAAGTTATTAATAAGAATGAACCCTCAAAAATAAGTGGGTTTTGAAGATGT
This genomic interval carries:
- the LOC113335871 gene encoding uncharacterized protein LOC113335871, with the translated sequence MAMNSSSASNANTTNNICGSLPSSTQSRDPAWERGERKDPENPNIITCLLCNKLIRGGGIIRLKEHLVGKSGNTSPCPNATTSVINKVNQLFAVKKTENAHRANIDLAYQRTFNSDEGSDVDTDVGEQQVEIDGNVGSGSGVVLHVQNQTKRKRITQSNTRGPIDLYMRTDHKKTQKVTAERNCAVKEKLLKTAWKCISSWMTENSVAFNTVRCPSFKEMIFAIGDYGKAMPPPPSYHQIRTNLFKDRLEEMRMFVDTFREHWKRFGCSIMSDGWTDGKKRHLINFLVNCPKGSVFLTSVDASDRTNDADFIRKLVKEVIADVGTENVVQFITDNGSNFN